In a genomic window of Saccharothrix sp. HUAS TT1:
- a CDS encoding DM13 domain-containing protein — MSKRVVVVGVAAVLVVALAVGLYLFQPWRLVTDRTADEALLVATSAVAPTTAASTTTPTTTTPAPPAGPVALAGGPFRSLEHATTGSATLVRLPGGGHAVQFEALDTSDGPDLYVYLSDKSSDSAEAAFGSGFTNLGELKANRGNQVYDVPAGTDLTTVRSVVIWCKRFSAGFAVAPLEQG, encoded by the coding sequence ATGTCCAAGCGGGTGGTTGTGGTCGGCGTGGCGGCGGTGCTGGTGGTCGCGCTGGCGGTGGGGCTGTACCTGTTCCAGCCGTGGCGGCTGGTCACGGACCGGACCGCCGACGAAGCGCTGCTGGTGGCGACCTCAGCGGTGGCGCCCACCACCGCGGCGTCCACCACCACGCCCACCACGACCACGCCGGCGCCGCCCGCGGGTCCGGTGGCGCTGGCCGGCGGGCCGTTCCGGTCGCTGGAGCACGCGACGACCGGCAGCGCGACGCTGGTCCGGCTGCCCGGCGGCGGGCACGCGGTGCAGTTCGAGGCGCTGGACACCAGCGACGGCCCCGACCTGTACGTCTACCTCTCGGACAAGTCGTCGGACTCGGCCGAGGCGGCGTTCGGCTCCGGGTTCACGAACCTGGGTGAGCTGAAGGCGAATCGCGGCAACCAGGTCTACGACGTGCCCGCCGGAACCGACCTCACGACCGTCCGCAGCGTGGTGATCTGGTGCAAGAGGTTTTCCGCCGGTTTCGCGGTAGCACCCCTGGAACAGGGGTGA
- a CDS encoding GNAT family N-acetyltransferase, which yields MDTTPKTWRLRVELDDSPGALARVTTRLADRDCNVLALSVLPVPGGVIDELVVRAAPDLMPADLLAAVRAEGGRCVGITAADLRDLVDAPTAALRAAGHALRDPAAVCEALRAVLGADSVVVAPDDPGGAPEQPNTARLVARGGTVVLARRGWAPFTQVELARGQALVDLLSADGVAAPRPTALLTDDGQALVLRPGRAGDEDAVADLHSRCSMGTLFHRYHAGVRTVPRRWLHRLLNPPRGTTLVAQCADRVVALGQLIPMSTPASAEVSLLVEDGWQGRGVGTALLGALALAARAGGRRELVGWCLPAETGLVRTAARAHLPTSVRREDGLLRVSIATGTAAAGRSESASRQVASG from the coding sequence ATGGACACCACACCGAAGACCTGGCGGCTGCGCGTCGAGCTGGACGACAGCCCCGGAGCGCTGGCCAGGGTGACCACCCGGCTCGCGGACCGGGACTGCAACGTGCTGGCGCTGTCCGTGCTCCCGGTGCCCGGCGGCGTCATCGACGAGCTGGTGGTGCGCGCGGCACCGGACCTGATGCCCGCCGACCTGCTCGCCGCGGTGCGCGCCGAGGGCGGCCGGTGCGTCGGCATCACGGCCGCCGACCTGCGCGACCTGGTCGACGCCCCGACCGCGGCCCTGCGCGCCGCCGGGCACGCCCTGCGCGACCCGGCCGCCGTCTGCGAGGCCCTGCGCGCGGTGCTGGGCGCCGACTCGGTGGTGGTCGCGCCGGACGACCCCGGTGGCGCGCCGGAGCAGCCGAACACGGCCCGGCTCGTCGCCCGGGGCGGCACGGTCGTGCTGGCGCGGCGGGGCTGGGCGCCGTTCACCCAGGTCGAGCTGGCCCGCGGCCAGGCGCTGGTCGACCTGCTGTCCGCCGACGGCGTGGCCGCGCCCCGGCCGACCGCGCTGCTCACCGACGACGGCCAGGCGCTGGTGCTGCGGCCCGGCCGCGCCGGTGACGAGGACGCCGTCGCCGACCTGCACTCGCGCTGCTCGATGGGCACCCTGTTCCACCGCTACCACGCGGGCGTGCGGACCGTGCCCAGGCGGTGGCTGCACCGGCTGCTCAACCCGCCGCGCGGCACCACGCTGGTGGCCCAGTGCGCCGACCGGGTGGTCGCGCTCGGCCAGCTGATCCCGATGTCCACCCCGGCGAGCGCCGAGGTGTCGCTGCTGGTCGAGGACGGCTGGCAGGGCCGCGGTGTCGGGACCGCGCTGCTGGGCGCGCTGGCCCTCGCGGCGCGGGCGGGCGGGCGGCGGGAGCTGGTCGGCTGGTGCCTGCCCGCGGAGACCGGTCTGGTGCGCACCGCGGCCCGCGCCCACCTGCCGACCTCGGTGCGCCGGGAGGACGGGTTGCTGAGGGTGTCGATCGCCACCGGAACGGCCGCCGCGGGTCGTTCTGAGAGCGCTTCCCGGCAGGTCGCCTCCGGCTAA
- a CDS encoding AraC family transcriptional regulator, which yields MLTRTIAIHYVTAALRGAVRRGHDVADLLAPAGIGEALLADERARVTPAQYSKLVQTLWDVLDDEFMGLGPKPSKRGTFPTMCLLAVHCASLGDALRRGLAFYELFDVRPAMTLGEHDGVAAFTLSTEGVDDPDRFLVESLLVLWHRFSSWLIGRRIPLLGVDLAYPEPPHGAEYHLIFGAPLRFSAVSTTLAFDARFLRMPVVQDEAALRRFLRNSPAELLSRRDYGADASSSVRRMLGGGVVGLERVAARLGMSAPTLRRKLAAEGTSFREVREQLLRDQAVASLVRGGESVEELALRLGFSEASAFHRAFKRWTGTSPGTYRSGPVG from the coding sequence ATGCTCACCAGGACCATCGCGATCCACTACGTCACCGCCGCGCTGCGCGGCGCCGTGCGGCGCGGTCACGACGTCGCCGACCTCCTCGCGCCGGCCGGCATCGGTGAGGCGCTGCTGGCCGACGAGCGCGCCAGGGTAACTCCCGCCCAGTACAGCAAGCTGGTCCAGACCCTGTGGGACGTGCTGGACGACGAGTTCATGGGCCTGGGACCGAAGCCGAGCAAGCGCGGCACGTTCCCGACCATGTGCCTGCTCGCCGTGCACTGCGCGTCGCTGGGGGACGCCCTGCGGCGCGGGTTGGCGTTCTACGAGCTGTTCGACGTGCGGCCGGCGATGACGCTGGGCGAGCACGACGGGGTGGCGGCGTTCACCCTCTCGACGGAGGGCGTGGACGACCCGGACCGGTTCCTGGTGGAGTCGCTGCTGGTGCTGTGGCACAGGTTCTCGTCCTGGCTGATCGGCCGGCGCATCCCGCTGCTCGGGGTCGACCTGGCCTACCCCGAGCCGCCGCACGGCGCGGAATACCACTTGATCTTCGGCGCGCCGCTGCGGTTCTCCGCAGTCAGCACCACGTTGGCGTTCGACGCGCGATTCCTCCGAATGCCGGTGGTGCAGGACGAAGCCGCATTAAGGCGGTTCCTGAGAAATTCTCCGGCGGAACTGCTTTCCCGCCGTGATTACGGCGCGGACGCCTCCAGTTCGGTGCGGCGGATGCTGGGCGGTGGTGTGGTGGGGCTGGAACGCGTGGCCGCGCGGCTCGGGATGAGCGCGCCGACGCTGCGCCGGAAGCTGGCCGCCGAGGGCACGTCGTTCCGCGAGGTGCGCGAGCAGCTGCTGCGGGACCAGGCGGTGGCGAGCCTGGTGCGCGGCGGCGAGTCGGTGGAGGAGTTGGCGCTGCGGTTGGGGTTCTCCGAGGCGAGCGCGTTCCACCGGGCGTTCAAGCGGTGGACGGGGACCAGTCCGGGCACGTACCGGAGCGGACCGGTCGGCTGA